In a genomic window of Erinaceus europaeus chromosome 12, mEriEur2.1, whole genome shotgun sequence:
- the RND2 gene encoding rho-related GTP-binding protein RhoN, giving the protein MEGQSGRCKIVVVGDAECGKTALLQVFAKDAYPGSYVPTVFENYTASFEIDKRRIELNMWDTSGSSYYDNVRPLAYPDSDAVLICFDISRPETLDSVLKKWQGETQEFCPNAKVVLVGCKLDMRTDLTTLRELSKQRLIPVTHEQGTVLAKQVGAVSYVECSSRSSERSVRDVFHVATVASLGRGHRQLRRTDSRRGLQRSAQLTGRSDRGTGTEGELHKDRAKSCNLM; this is encoded by the exons ATGGAGGGGCAGAGTGGCCGCTGCAAGATCGTGGTGGTGGGGGACGCGGAGTGCGGCAAGACGGCGTTGCTGCAGGTGTTCGCCAAGGACGCCTACCCCGGG AGTTATGTCCCCACTGTGTTTGAGAACTACACTGCGAGCTTTGAGATCGACAAACGCCGCATTGAGCTCAACATGTGGGACACTTCAG GTTCCTCTTACTATGACAATGTCCGGCCTCTGGCATACCCTGATTCAGATGCTGTGCTCATTTGCTTCGACATTAGCCGACCAGAAACACTGGATAGTGTCCTCAAGAAG TGGCAAGGAGAGACTCAGGAGTTCTGCCCCAATGCCAAGGTTGTGCTGGTTGGCTGTAAACTGGACATGAGGACTGATCTGACTACACTGAGGGAGCTGTCCAAGCAGAGGCTCATCCCTGTCACACACGAGCAG GGCACTGTGCTGGCCAAGCAGGTGGGGGCCGTGTCCTATGTGGAGTGCTCCTCCCGGTCCTCAGAGCGCAGCGTCAGGGATGTCTTCCACGTGGCCACTGTGGCCTCCCTGGGCCGTGGCCATAGACAACTTCGTCGTACTGACTCACGCCGTGGACTACAGCGATCAGCCCAGCTGACAGGGCGGTCAGACCGGGGGACAGGGACTGAGGGCGAGCTCCACAAGGATCGAGCCAAAAGCTGTAACCTCATgtga